One region of Pagrus major chromosome 5, Pma_NU_1.0 genomic DNA includes:
- the LOC140996115 gene encoding phospholipase A2-like, which produces MNVSGPLLMLLLTACTVSGERRARAIWQFGDMIECVQPGVDPINYNNYGCYCGLGGKGTPVDDLDRCCKVHDDCYGAQMEIPECSGFFDKPYFIIYDYTCSERKVTCSATNNKCQKAACECDRAAAHCFARVKYNPEHKNLDQKLCEK; this is translated from the exons ATGAATGTGTCAGGTCCTCTGCTGATGCTGCTTCTCACTG CCTGTACGGTCAGCGGTGAGAGGAGGGCACGTGCTATATGGCAGTTTGGGGACATGATCGAGTGTGTTCAGCCTGGTGTTGACCCTATAAATtacaacaactacggctgctACTGCGGCCTCGGTGGGAAGGGAACTCCTGTGGATGACCTGGACAG GTGCTGCAAAGTTCATGACGACTGCTATGGAGCACAAATGGAGATTCCTGAATGCAGCGGTTTCTTTGACAAGccatattttattatatatgatTACACCTGTTCAGAACGCAAGGTGACCTGCTCAG CGACCAACAACAAGTGCCAGAAAGCTGCATGTGAGTGTGATCGGGCAGCAGCTCACTGCTTCGCTCGGGTCAAATACAACCCTGAACACAAGAACCTGGATCAGAAACTCTGTGAAAAATGA
- the LOC140996153 gene encoding phospholipase A2-like, with protein sequence MNVSGPLLMLLLTAACTVSDRGGGRSLWDFKNLINCVQPHVNFHKYIDYGCYCGYGGKGTPVDDLDRCCKVHDDCYGVQMNDPECSGVWSFLLSPYTLPYAYTCSRRKVTCSKTNNKCQAIACKCDRAAAYCFARAKYNPEHWNLDQRFCQK encoded by the exons ATGAATGTGTCAGGTCCTCTGCTGATGCTGCTTCTCACTG CAGCCTGTACGGTCAGCGATCGGGGGGGGGGACGTTCCTTATGGGATTTCAAGAACCTGATCAACTGTGTTCAGCCTCATGTTAACTTTCACAAATACATCGACTATGGCTGCTACTGCGGCTATGGTGGGAAGGGAACTCCTGTGGATGACCTGGACAG GTGCTGCAAAGTTCATGATGACTGCTATGGAGTACAAATGAACGATCCTGAATGCAGTGGTGTCTGGTCTTTTTTGTTGAGTCCATATACTCTTCCTTATGCTTACACCTGTTCAAGACGCAAAGTGACCTGCTCAA AGACCAACAACAAGTGCCAGGCTATTGCATGTAAGTGTGATCGGGCAGCAGCTTACTGCTTCGCTCGGGCCAAATACAACCCTGAACACTGGAACCTGGATCAGAGATTCTGTCAAAAATGA
- the LOC140996782 gene encoding phospholipase A2-like, with amino-acid sequence MNVSGPLLLLLLTAACVVSGAMLPKALWQFGNMIQCAQPGVNPFLYNDYGCWCGFGGKGVPLDDVDACCKVHDNCYKASRLAPGCTAVADLPYVLVYDHTCSNQQVTCSATNNKCQAAVCECDRVAAHCFAQTQYNPDNKNVDQKVHCVN; translated from the exons ATGAATGTGTCaggtcctctgctgctgctgctgctcactg CAGCCTGTGTGGTCAGCGGTGCCATGCTGCCAAAAGCCTTATGGCAGTTTGGGAACATGATCCAGTGTGCTCAGCCTGGTGTTAACCCCTTTTTGTACAACGACTACGGCTGCTGGTGCGGCTTCGGGGGGAAGGGAGTCCCTCTGGATGACGTGGACGC GTGCTGTAAGGTTCATGACAACTGCTACAAAGCGAGCAGATTGGCTCCTGGATGCACGGCTGTCGCTGACCTTCCTTACGTTCTTGTTTATGATCACACCTGTTCCAATCAGCAGGTGACCTGCTCAG CGACCAACAATAAGTgccaggctgctgtgtgtgagtgtgatcgGGTGGCGGCTCACTGCTTCGCTCAGACCCAGTACAACCCCGACAACAAGAACGTGGATCAGAAAGTCCATTGTGTCAACTGA